Within the Lentisphaera araneosa HTCC2155 genome, the region ACAGCCATGGCGCGGCACATTTTAGTCAAGCAAAAACGAGATGCTGAAGAGATTTTAGAAAAGCTGAAATCAGGGGCTGATTTTGCGAAGTTCGCAAGAAAATACTCCACCTGTAATTCAGCAAAACGAGGTGGAGATCTTGGAGAGTTACGCCCAGGGCAACTCGTTCCAGCCATCAACCAGATTGTCTTTAAGAAAGAGCTCAATGTGATTCATGGGCCAGTGAAAAGTAAATTTGGTTTTCACTTGGTGGAAGTTTACTACAGGGATTAAGATTGCGGAGCACGCAAGTCTTGGATCTTTTTCATATTTTTCGCATAACCTTGACCAGCTTGGTGATTCGCTTTCTTGAGTAGAGCACCTCTTTTATTTTCGTAGGCGACACGAGCTTTGTGCCACGTCTCATAGAGTTCGGCATACTTTTCTTGATCCTTTACTTCGGTGATAAGGTAAAGTTCGACAGTTCGTTGAGCCTTGTATTTGCCACTGGATTGATTGTTATCTTTGAGTTCTTGGTAAAGTGCGCTGAAGTTTTCGTCGTTTTTAGCTACAGCTTTGAGGAGCTTGTGATAAGCCGGAAAAACCTCTTTTTGACTTTCTTTTAAGCATTCGTTCTGATGAACGTCCATGTTTTCCTTCATGCTTTCATAGATAGCTGATTTCAATTTCTGGTAGTCCTGTGTTTCCAGAGCCAAAGCACTTAAAGAGAAGAGTGTTAAAAGTAAAAAATATTTCATAATATGTTGTCCTTAATTGTTTAGTTGAACTAAGAATCAACTTAGGGCGATGATTTTTGACAGCGCTAATCAAAATTTAACAATTCTTGCTACATTTGTTGTCTATGGGAACGGAATACTCTTCTTTAAATCCACTTATCTAGTAAACTTTGGATGAGAGCCAGTTTATTCTTGAGTAAACCTTGATTGGCGCGCGTTTCGATATTTAACCTAACTAAGGGTTCAGTATTTGAGCATCGCAAACTAAAGCGCCAGTCTTTGAACTCAATATTGAGGCCATCGAAATATTCAATGATAAGAGCATCGCCTTGATCGCGGAAGTATTGCTCGATAGATTTTATGGCTTCATCTTTGTGACTTATCGTAAAGTTGAGTTCACCGGGGTTAGGGAATAGCGCAATACGTTGGTGGAGGAGTTCATGAAGGTCGGCTTCTTTTGATGAGAGTAATTCAATGATCAACAACCAAGGAATCATTCCACTATCGCAATAAAAAAAGTCTCTGAAGTAATGGTGTGCGGACATTTCACCGCCATAGACTGCATCGCGTTCGCGCATGTCTTTTTTTATGAAGGCATGGCCTGTCTTACTTTTGAAGCATTGGCCTCCATTTTCATTGACTATATCAATGGTGTTCCAAGTTAGGCGAGGGTCCTGCAAGATAGTTTGATTAGGATCATGTTTTAAAAATGCTTCAGCTAATAGGCCGACAATAAAGTAACCCTCTATAAAATCGCCTTTATTATCAAAGAAAAAACAACGATCACAATCGCCGTCCCAAGCAATGCCAAGGTCACAATTGTTGTCGATGACCGCTTGTGAAGTTTCAGCACGACAAGAATGGAGTAAGGGATTCGGAATGCCTTTCGGGAACTTACCATCGGGTTCATTATTGATTTTTATAAACTCTACGGGGACATTTTTGTTTTGGAACTCTTTTTCGATGGCATCAATTATATGACCCGCAGCCCCATTGCCCGCATTCATCAATAAGCGCATGGGGTGCAATTTATCGAGGCTGATAAATTTAAGAATATGTTGAATATATTCTGCTAAGCATGACTCACTACGGATAGCGGCGATCTGAGTGCCGGATAAATTTTCACTGGGATGATTAAGGTATTGTTCTGCGGACTCTTTGATGTCTTGTAAGCCATTTGCCATACCAATGGGGATGGAGTTGGGGCCCACAAACTTCATACCATTATAATTTATCGGATTATGGCTCGCGGTTACCTGAATGCCGCCATCAAGTTTATAATGAACGGTGGCAAAGTAGATTTCTTCTGTGCCGGTTAAGCCTAGGTCAAGAACTTCGCAACCAGCTTCTGCAAGCCCACGAGCGAGGGCATTTTTGAGTTCCTCAGAACTCAGTCGGATGTCTCCCCCAACACAGACTTTTTTCGCTTTCTGTGTAAGCGCATAGGCTCGACCAATTGCGTAAGCAACCTCAGGGTTAAGTTGTTCACCCAGTTTGGCACGTAGGTCATAGGGGGTGAAGCTATTTAAAGTGAATTTCATTGGGTTAACCTTTAGCGATCAAAATTATTGTTGCTCACTTTGCTTGTGAAAATCGATTTATCTAATGAACTATAATACGATTCGTAAAAAACAAGGAAAACTAAAGATTGCAGTGCCGTATGACTGACTTGAGTGCGAATTGATAGACCGAGTAGTTGAATTGAACTAAAAAATGATAAAAAAGTACAAGAGTTTCTTTCTAAGAAGCTTATTGTAAGTACAATTAAACTCATCGGATGTCCTATGCAAAAAATTCAATCAGTAAGCAGTTTCAAGAATGAAGCGGGGTCGAGTCGGCAACAAAAAGACTGCCTGCTCGTCGAAACTCCTTTACAAATCATCGTGAATGGCGAAGATTTATCTTTAACGATGCAGACTCCT harbors:
- a CDS encoding peptidylprolyl isomerase encodes the protein MKTAMARHILVKQKRDAEEILEKLKSGADFAKFARKYSTCNSAKRGGDLGELRPGQLVPAINQIVFKKELNVIHGPVKSKFGFHLVEVYYRD
- a CDS encoding phosphomannomutase/phosphoglucomutase, producing the protein MKFTLNSFTPYDLRAKLGEQLNPEVAYAIGRAYALTQKAKKVCVGGDIRLSSEELKNALARGLAEAGCEVLDLGLTGTEEIYFATVHYKLDGGIQVTASHNPINYNGMKFVGPNSIPIGMANGLQDIKESAEQYLNHPSENLSGTQIAAIRSESCLAEYIQHILKFISLDKLHPMRLLMNAGNGAAGHIIDAIEKEFQNKNVPVEFIKINNEPDGKFPKGIPNPLLHSCRAETSQAVIDNNCDLGIAWDGDCDRCFFFDNKGDFIEGYFIVGLLAEAFLKHDPNQTILQDPRLTWNTIDIVNENGGQCFKSKTGHAFIKKDMRERDAVYGGEMSAHHYFRDFFYCDSGMIPWLLIIELLSSKEADLHELLHQRIALFPNPGELNFTISHKDEAIKSIEQYFRDQGDALIIEYFDGLNIEFKDWRFSLRCSNTEPLVRLNIETRANQGLLKNKLALIQSLLDKWI